Proteins encoded in a region of the Altererythrobacter ishigakiensis genome:
- the virB11 gene encoding P-type DNA transfer ATPase VirB11, with product MSAEVHPLTSEPPVPASERSVYLEAYLAPLRQWLDRDTVTEIMVNKPGEVWIEDAANPGMQRIETPDIDDSLVQRLAEQVARVSHQGINREHPLLGATLPDGARIQFCGPPAARKHWTMAIRRHRRLDLPLDAYDAGPLSKPVPPQMPDPQAEPIAYLREAIRQRRTILISGGTSTGKTTFLNAMLQEIPRQERVVLVEDTPELKLPGENGVGLVAVKGELGEAKVSANELLQAALRLRPDRIVLGELRGAESVSFLRAINTGHPGSFSTIHANSLRGALEQLALMVMQTGIGLTRSDTIAYAASVIDVIVQLGRDGSGKRGITEIAESATLL from the coding sequence ATGAGCGCTGAAGTCCACCCTTTGACCAGTGAACCGCCAGTTCCAGCAAGCGAGCGCAGCGTCTATTTAGAGGCCTACTTGGCACCGTTGCGCCAATGGCTTGACCGCGACACAGTCACAGAAATTATGGTCAACAAGCCGGGCGAAGTATGGATCGAGGATGCTGCCAATCCGGGTATGCAGCGCATCGAAACACCAGACATCGACGATTCGCTGGTCCAGCGGCTGGCTGAACAGGTCGCCCGCGTTAGTCATCAGGGCATCAACCGTGAACATCCATTGCTGGGTGCCACGCTGCCAGATGGCGCGCGGATCCAGTTTTGCGGGCCGCCTGCAGCGCGCAAGCATTGGACGATGGCGATCCGCCGTCACCGCCGCTTGGACTTGCCGCTGGATGCCTATGATGCAGGGCCGCTCTCAAAGCCTGTGCCACCGCAAATGCCTGACCCGCAGGCTGAGCCGATTGCCTATCTGCGTGAAGCCATCCGCCAGCGCCGCACCATCCTGATCTCAGGCGGTACGAGCACCGGCAAAACCACCTTTTTGAATGCCATGCTTCAGGAAATTCCGCGCCAGGAGCGCGTGGTTTTGGTCGAAGATACGCCAGAGTTGAAACTACCTGGCGAAAATGGCGTAGGCTTGGTGGCGGTCAAGGGCGAACTGGGCGAAGCCAAAGTAAGCGCCAACGAACTGCTGCAAGCAGCGTTACGGTTGCGCCCTGACCGCATCGTTCTGGGTGAGTTGCGTGGGGCGGAGAGTGTCAGCTTCCTTCGCGCGATAAACACCGGTCACCCGGGTAGCTTCTCGACGATTCATGCCAACAGTCTACGCGGCGCGCTTGAGCAACTGGCTTTGATGGTCATGCAAACTGGGATTGGCCTGACGCGCAGCGATACGATTGCTTATGCGGCCTCTGTGATCGACGTGATCGTTCAACTTGGGCGCGATGGCAGCGGCAAGCGTGGGATAACCGAAATTGCAGAAAGCGCGACGCTACTCTGA
- a CDS encoding TrbI/VirB10 family protein, protein MRLAGKTSDNDPRDQESAEIIDLASRTAYPAVAHQQGKSDVLGLTAGFAIVAGLGLVAYWAMTAAQVEELPVLSSEPAQVPVAPAEVPEPEPVQAAPPPFIVPEPIDESGAAVTAPTTNPYSSPTMVFDASAQGQPLEAAAAEAVTTPASASATARTSAEEFASRIGGVGGAPAQATPMTNPSTTVTQGTLIPAILETAIDTDVPGFVRAVVSEDVRSFDGTRILVPRSSRLVGQYQSGLQGGQKRAFVIWTRLIRPDGASVNLASPAVGFDGTTGLEGDVNSNFFRRFGSALLLSVVDGLTAIASGGASVVLGGGSSAAAAAIEQDGQIGPTVRVRQGEPIRVFTSRDLDFSQVRN, encoded by the coding sequence ATGCGGTTGGCTGGCAAGACTTCAGACAATGATCCGCGTGATCAGGAATCGGCAGAAATCATCGATCTGGCAAGCCGTACGGCCTATCCGGCTGTTGCGCACCAACAAGGCAAGTCAGATGTACTTGGGCTAACGGCTGGCTTCGCGATTGTGGCCGGACTGGGGCTGGTTGCCTATTGGGCGATGACTGCGGCTCAAGTTGAAGAACTGCCAGTATTGTCGTCTGAACCCGCGCAAGTGCCGGTCGCTCCAGCAGAGGTGCCCGAACCTGAACCTGTGCAAGCAGCCCCGCCACCGTTCATAGTGCCGGAACCAATTGACGAAAGCGGAGCGGCGGTCACCGCGCCAACAACCAATCCCTATTCCAGTCCGACCATGGTCTTTGACGCCAGCGCGCAAGGCCAGCCGCTGGAGGCCGCAGCTGCTGAAGCAGTTACTACTCCTGCTTCCGCTTCGGCCACGGCGCGGACATCGGCGGAGGAATTCGCAAGCCGGATTGGCGGCGTGGGCGGCGCACCTGCGCAAGCAACGCCAATGACCAACCCTTCAACAACCGTCACGCAAGGCACCTTGATCCCTGCGATTCTTGAGACCGCGATCGACACAGATGTTCCGGGATTTGTCCGGGCGGTTGTAAGCGAGGATGTACGCAGTTTTGACGGCACACGTATCCTGGTGCCTCGCTCTTCGCGGCTCGTCGGGCAATATCAATCAGGGCTGCAAGGCGGCCAGAAGCGCGCCTTTGTCATTTGGACACGCTTGATCCGCCCGGACGGCGCATCAGTCAATCTCGCTTCGCCCGCCGTTGGGTTTGACGGTACGACCGGGTTAGAAGGCGATGTTAATTCGAATTTCTTCCGCCGGTTCGGCTCCGCGCTGCTGCTTTCGGTTGTCGACGGACTGACAGCGATTGCCTCAGGCGGCGCGTCGGTGGTGCTTGGCGGAGGAAGTTCAGCCGCAGCGGCCGCAATCGAGCAAGACGGACAGATCGGCCCCACAGTGCGCGTGCGGCAAGGGGAACCCATTCGTGTTTTCACTTCGCGCGATCTTGATTTTTCTCAGGTCCGAAACTGA
- a CDS encoding TrbG/VirB9 family P-type conjugative transfer protein, whose translation MIRAAAFALALATASLVSTPAVAGDPRLIELEYNPSQVVRINGKARVQATIMFAEDEVIENVAIGDSQSWQVTPNKRANLLFVKPLADNAVTNLTVVTSQRTYLFDLVANPRNQPVYVMSFRYPELEAAKAAAAELEARREANASEMAAANDPFAVLDPASLNFAWEKRGDASLHPVRAYDDGRATFLSWPSDRAVPAILITDSEGTEGPVNFTVRGETIVVQAVPRQIVLRHGDESALLINNGPVRPSPPLRDDAALARVEAEAQENN comes from the coding sequence ATGATCCGCGCAGCCGCATTTGCGCTCGCCCTTGCAACTGCATCGTTGGTATCGACCCCGGCTGTTGCTGGCGACCCGCGCTTGATTGAATTGGAATATAACCCGTCACAAGTCGTGCGCATCAATGGCAAGGCACGCGTCCAGGCAACGATCATGTTCGCTGAAGACGAAGTGATCGAGAATGTCGCGATCGGGGATTCGCAAAGCTGGCAGGTCACCCCGAACAAGCGGGCGAACCTGCTGTTCGTGAAGCCGCTTGCCGACAATGCAGTGACCAATCTTACCGTTGTTACAAGCCAGCGGACGTACCTGTTCGATCTGGTTGCCAACCCGCGCAACCAACCCGTCTACGTCATGAGCTTTCGCTATCCAGAGTTGGAGGCGGCCAAAGCTGCCGCTGCTGAACTGGAGGCGCGTCGCGAAGCGAATGCCAGTGAGATGGCCGCTGCGAATGACCCCTTTGCTGTACTGGATCCCGCTAGCTTGAATTTCGCCTGGGAAAAGCGGGGCGATGCCAGCCTGCACCCGGTGCGCGCCTATGATGATGGCCGTGCAACGTTCCTTAGCTGGCCATCTGACCGCGCAGTTCCTGCCATTCTGATCACGGATTCAGAGGGGACCGAAGGGCCGGTGAATTTCACCGTGCGCGGTGAGACAATCGTAGTTCAGGCGGTACCACGCCAGATCGTGCTAAGGCATGGTGACGAATCCGCTCTTTTGATCAACAACGGGCCGGTTCGGCCATCGCCGCCATTGCGTGACGACGCCGCGCTGGCGCGAGTTGAAGCTGAAGCGCAGGAGAATAATTGA
- a CDS encoding type IV secretion system protein: MAGVCDTALEGMGGGIAAALQAVECMAQQGAAGMFSSLFAPGGALQTTLIILLTFYVAFFGISLMLGRSSLSVRALVPRMMTLGLVLTFATSWVAYQGVVWNIIVWGPEWLGRVLTGSDGPATLVFGQKLDVVFEAVQQASQGQENFEAFSPPGLMWLGAVLLLLGTVGVLATSKIALALLVAIGPAFVVMALFNGTRGLFTGWLKGLVMLALVPLFAVLGGSIMLELAVPVLSALVAIPGQVDPQAAMAFFLIGAVHVALMLMVLKVAATMVAGWRVFGLVQQSDTVDAGAFSAAQQTSARVAEARNATIAATAAGARRVDVAAATLTNASKEGGNSSGGASRVRETRVYATSGGDASASKNNGQSTSRTHGIGSRFRPVQARALARKSETLS; the protein is encoded by the coding sequence ATGGCGGGTGTTTGCGACACTGCACTTGAAGGCATGGGTGGCGGCATTGCCGCGGCCTTGCAAGCCGTTGAGTGCATGGCTCAGCAAGGCGCAGCCGGCATGTTCAGCAGTTTGTTCGCGCCCGGTGGCGCTTTGCAAACAACCCTTATCATTCTGCTGACGTTCTACGTGGCCTTCTTCGGGATCAGCTTGATGCTTGGCCGCTCAAGCTTGAGTGTTCGGGCGCTTGTTCCGCGCATGATGACCTTGGGCCTTGTTCTTACCTTTGCGACAAGCTGGGTCGCTTACCAAGGTGTCGTCTGGAACATCATTGTATGGGGGCCGGAATGGCTAGGCAGAGTACTCACTGGCAGCGATGGCCCGGCTACTCTGGTATTCGGGCAAAAGCTGGACGTGGTATTCGAAGCTGTGCAGCAAGCGAGCCAGGGTCAGGAGAACTTTGAAGCATTCTCGCCGCCGGGTTTGATGTGGTTGGGAGCGGTTCTGCTGCTGCTGGGCACAGTGGGTGTTTTGGCGACATCAAAGATTGCATTGGCGTTGCTTGTGGCAATCGGGCCCGCGTTCGTTGTGATGGCTTTGTTCAATGGCACGCGCGGTCTCTTCACTGGATGGCTGAAGGGTCTCGTCATGCTGGCGCTGGTCCCTCTCTTTGCTGTTCTGGGGGGGTCCATCATGCTGGAGCTGGCTGTGCCTGTGCTGTCCGCGCTGGTGGCCATACCGGGGCAAGTCGATCCACAAGCCGCGATGGCATTCTTCCTGATCGGTGCAGTCCATGTGGCTTTGATGCTGATGGTGCTCAAAGTGGCCGCGACCATGGTGGCTGGCTGGCGGGTATTCGGTCTGGTTCAACAGAGCGATACGGTAGACGCTGGTGCATTTAGTGCTGCTCAACAGACTTCCGCTCGCGTTGCAGAGGCACGCAATGCCACTATCGCAGCAACAGCCGCTGGCGCGCGCCGTGTCGATGTGGCCGCTGCCACTTTGACTAACGCCTCGAAGGAAGGCGGCAACAGTTCTGGCGGTGCATCGCGCGTTCGTGAAACCCGCGTCTACGCGACGTCTGGCGGTGATGCATCCGCATCAAAGAACAATGGTCAATCCACATCACGTACACACGGGATCGGAAGCCGGTTCCGTCCTGTGCAAGCGCGTGCTTTAGCGCGCAAATCGGAGACTCTGTCATGA
- a CDS encoding VirB4 family type IV secretion/conjugal transfer ATPase, whose amino-acid sequence MSKWIGTAGWGPKEAKAGDRLPYLRMVDESTLLLRDGSVMSSIQVPGLLFETEDTDSLNAHAATREVVLRSTLDSRFVLYHHIIRRRVEVELDAEFDDPLCRHIDARWKERLAGGSLFINDQFITLIRRPARGKAGLAERAARFFNRAASSEVEADLKDVRTLKAAVTGLVASLQSYGAQVLGEYEGLTGSNSEMLELLSAIFNGEMRPVREPDYDTDVGQLLPYRRVSFGLDAMELRGSGGADFAALLGLKEYPDATSPGILDGLLRQPYEMIVTESYAPAERTTARERIDLALRRLRAVDEEAAAERADMLTARDELGNGSVGFGDHHLTVLVRESDLARLDEATASCAAALADAGAIAVREDINLEPGFWAQFPGNEQYVVRRALISSANMASFGSMHGFALGKASGNHWGEAVTLLQTTSATPFFFNFHNGDLGNFSVVGPSGSGKTVVMNFLAAQAQKFNPRTVLFDKDRGAELFIRGIGGRYDRISAGEPTGFNPLALPDTAENKAFLRDWLGVTLEANGPEELATIASAVDAAYQNDPSLRRLRHFKELLAGSRRPQPGDLADRLSAWIGEGEHAWLFDNASDKLDLANRVLGFDMTALLENPRLRTPTMMYLFHRIDERLDGDPTMILIDEGWKALDDEVFAARIRDWLKTLRKRNALVGFATQSASDALESRISAALVEQTATMIFMPNSRARAEDYCDGFGLTDHELALIRSLPAHSRCFLVRQPDASVVVRLDLSGAPEVLTILSGREASVRKLDQLRATVGESPADWFPPLTGRVWPEHADNDAGGELPLWQAAE is encoded by the coding sequence ATGAGCAAGTGGATCGGAACAGCGGGTTGGGGCCCAAAGGAAGCCAAGGCTGGCGACCGTTTGCCGTACCTGCGGATGGTCGATGAAAGCACGCTGTTGCTTCGCGATGGATCGGTCATGTCATCGATCCAGGTGCCCGGCCTGTTGTTCGAGACGGAGGACACAGACAGCCTGAATGCCCATGCGGCGACGCGTGAGGTGGTGCTGCGCTCTACCTTGGATTCGCGCTTCGTGCTGTATCATCACATTATCAGGCGTCGCGTTGAAGTGGAGCTGGATGCGGAATTCGATGATCCGCTATGCCGCCATATCGATGCGCGCTGGAAAGAACGGCTCGCCGGTGGTTCACTGTTTATCAATGACCAGTTTATTACGCTGATCCGCCGGCCGGCGCGTGGAAAGGCGGGACTGGCGGAGCGCGCCGCGCGTTTCTTCAACCGCGCGGCCAGCAGCGAAGTCGAAGCCGATCTTAAGGATGTGCGCACTTTGAAAGCAGCGGTGACCGGGCTCGTTGCTTCGCTGCAAAGTTATGGCGCGCAAGTACTCGGTGAATATGAAGGGCTAACGGGCAGCAATTCGGAGATGCTCGAACTTCTGTCGGCCATCTTCAATGGCGAAATGCGTCCTGTACGCGAGCCGGACTACGACACAGACGTAGGCCAGCTGCTGCCCTATCGGCGCGTCAGCTTTGGTCTGGATGCGATGGAATTACGCGGCTCTGGAGGAGCGGATTTCGCGGCGCTGCTGGGGCTCAAAGAATACCCCGATGCGACTTCGCCGGGAATTCTCGACGGATTGCTACGGCAGCCGTACGAGATGATTGTGACTGAGAGCTATGCGCCGGCAGAGCGAACAACAGCACGTGAGCGGATTGATTTGGCGCTGCGGCGGCTGCGCGCCGTGGATGAAGAGGCAGCTGCGGAGCGCGCTGATATGCTCACGGCGCGTGACGAGTTGGGCAATGGCTCGGTTGGCTTCGGTGATCATCACCTGACCGTGCTGGTACGCGAAAGCGATTTGGCCCGGCTTGATGAGGCAACCGCATCATGTGCAGCGGCATTGGCCGATGCTGGCGCAATCGCCGTGCGCGAGGATATCAATCTTGAGCCGGGTTTCTGGGCTCAATTCCCGGGCAATGAGCAATATGTGGTGCGCCGCGCGCTGATCAGCAGCGCGAATATGGCGAGTTTCGGCTCCATGCACGGCTTTGCGCTGGGGAAGGCAAGCGGCAACCACTGGGGCGAGGCGGTCACGCTGCTACAAACTACCAGCGCTACGCCGTTTTTCTTCAACTTTCACAATGGTGATCTGGGCAATTTCTCTGTCGTCGGTCCGTCCGGCTCTGGAAAGACCGTGGTGATGAACTTCCTCGCTGCACAGGCGCAGAAATTCAATCCGCGCACGGTCCTGTTTGACAAGGATCGCGGTGCAGAGCTGTTCATTCGCGGGATTGGCGGGCGCTATGACCGGATCAGCGCAGGTGAACCAACCGGCTTCAATCCGCTCGCGCTGCCGGACACGGCGGAGAACAAGGCTTTCTTGCGCGATTGGTTAGGCGTGACTCTGGAGGCGAACGGCCCGGAAGAACTGGCAACAATCGCGTCTGCAGTGGATGCCGCCTACCAGAATGATCCTTCGCTGCGCCGCTTGCGCCATTTCAAGGAACTGCTGGCCGGATCGCGCAGGCCGCAGCCCGGCGACCTCGCAGACCGGCTATCTGCATGGATCGGTGAAGGCGAGCATGCCTGGTTGTTCGATAACGCAAGCGACAAACTGGATCTTGCGAACCGCGTGCTTGGTTTCGACATGACCGCGCTCCTTGAGAACCCGCGCTTGCGCACACCCACGATGATGTATCTGTTCCACCGCATCGATGAGCGGCTGGACGGCGATCCGACCATGATCCTGATCGATGAAGGTTGGAAAGCGCTGGACGATGAAGTCTTCGCCGCGCGTATCCGGGATTGGCTGAAGACACTGCGGAAGCGAAATGCGCTGGTTGGTTTTGCCACTCAGAGCGCAAGCGATGCGCTCGAAAGCCGGATCTCGGCCGCATTGGTTGAACAGACCGCAACCATGATCTTCATGCCCAACAGCCGCGCCCGGGCAGAGGATTATTGCGATGGCTTTGGCCTGACCGATCACGAACTGGCGCTGATCCGCTCGCTTCCGGCACACAGCCGTTGCTTCCTGGTTCGCCAGCCAGACGCGAGCGTTGTGGTGCGGCTTGATCTCTCTGGCGCTCCGGAAGTTCTGACCATCCTATCTGGCCGCGAAGCCTCCGTGCGTAAACTGGATCAGCTGCGCGCAACCGTGGGTGAAAGTCCGGCAGATTGGTTTCCGCCGCTTACCGGGCGTGTCTGGCCCGAGCACGCGGACAATGATGCAGGCGGCGAATTGCCGCTGTGGCAGGCGGCTGAATAA
- a CDS encoding type IV secretion system protein VirB3: MSNLVRHSVHRALTRPQMFAGVTMNFFIINLMVTTIAFLILSSLWIVIVPFVVHIVGYFACLREPRIFDLWITKVSQCPRVKNYKRWGCNSYTP; the protein is encoded by the coding sequence ATGAGCAATCTCGTTCGCCATAGTGTGCACCGAGCACTGACCCGGCCACAGATGTTTGCCGGGGTGACGATGAATTTCTTCATCATCAATCTGATGGTTACGACGATTGCCTTCCTGATCCTGAGCAGCCTGTGGATCGTCATCGTGCCTTTTGTCGTGCACATCGTGGGGTACTTTGCGTGTTTGCGAGAGCCGCGCATTTTCGACCTTTGGATCACCAAGGTGTCACAATGCCCGCGGGTTAAGAATTACAAGCGTTGGGGCTGTAACAGCTACACGCCTTGA
- a CDS encoding TrbC/VirB2 family protein produces MISTIRHYSARIFAALLLLASPSAAFAQNVQQSDDPITAALTWMQGILLGPIATSLAVMAVAGVGFMMLTGRMNWRYGGTVIIGVFIIFGAPRLVASIGGF; encoded by the coding sequence ATGATTTCGACAATCCGCCACTATTCGGCGCGTATCTTTGCAGCGCTGCTTCTGCTCGCTTCGCCCAGTGCTGCGTTTGCGCAGAATGTCCAGCAAAGCGATGACCCGATCACGGCAGCACTGACTTGGATGCAGGGCATATTGCTTGGCCCGATTGCGACCAGTCTGGCCGTGATGGCAGTGGCTGGTGTCGGGTTCATGATGCTGACCGGCAGGATGAACTGGCGCTATGGCGGTACAGTCATCATAGGCGTTTTCATCATTTTTGGCGCGCCGCGGCTGGTTGCCTCGATCGGAGGCTTTTAG
- a CDS encoding lytic transglycosylase domain-containing protein has translation MKGRNLILFPARGPVIAGLFGALAIGSPLHADVMEVGSDGAQWIAGGPITQPKLSAPVANETSQAIVIPDRVAIAVTPVMLAEVHAVGVPTSYAATIAEVCTRYDLSPALMEALVWQESRWRHQSISPKGARGLAQLMPATARYLGVDPDDPLANLEGGARYLRMQLNRFDGDLVKALAAYNAGPGRVERANGIPRIRETQDYVKSIMGRLAAHHRNRQDGTT, from the coding sequence ATGAAAGGTCGAAACCTGATTCTCTTTCCCGCGCGCGGGCCGGTTATTGCAGGGCTATTTGGCGCTCTTGCGATAGGTTCGCCTTTACATGCCGATGTGATGGAGGTCGGATCAGACGGCGCGCAATGGATAGCCGGCGGACCGATCACGCAGCCTAAACTCTCTGCGCCGGTTGCCAACGAGACGTCACAGGCGATTGTCATTCCTGACAGAGTCGCGATCGCGGTAACACCGGTAATGCTTGCCGAAGTGCACGCAGTTGGTGTGCCAACGTCATATGCCGCGACCATCGCGGAAGTATGCACGCGTTATGACCTCAGCCCGGCGCTGATGGAGGCGCTGGTTTGGCAAGAGAGCCGGTGGCGGCATCAGTCCATTTCACCAAAAGGCGCGCGGGGGCTGGCGCAACTGATGCCTGCAACGGCGCGCTATCTGGGCGTCGATCCGGACGATCCGCTCGCGAATCTGGAAGGCGGCGCACGCTACTTGCGTATGCAGCTGAACCGGTTTGACGGCGATTTGGTAAAAGCGCTCGCCGCTTATAACGCGGGCCCTGGCCGGGTCGAGCGCGCGAACGGCATTCCGCGCATTCGTGAAACACAGGACTATGTGAAATCGATCATGGGCCGTCTGGCGGCGCATCATCGCAACAGACAAGACGGGACGACATAA
- a CDS encoding aldo/keto reductase, which produces MKFTKLGTSGLTISRLCLGCMTYGDTTKGWHGDWLLDEEESRPFFRKALECGINFFDTANVYAGGTSEEITGKLLKEMAQRDEIVLATKAYFPWRQAPNAGGNSRKALMQAIDDSLTRLGMDYVDLFQIHRWDDETPIEETMEALHDIVKSGKVLHIGASSMYAWQFAKAQEVARANGWTRFISMQNQLNLLYREEEREMLPLCEDQGVSVIPWSPLARGRLARANGEETVRSKTDGVGKALYKDDDTADRDIINAVGTIADAREVSRASVALAWHFTKPVAAAPIIGASKEHHIDAALAALEIELTEEEVAALETPYRPKVPTGMGMPLPPMNQVSVKPVNH; this is translated from the coding sequence ATGAAGTTCACGAAATTGGGAACGTCGGGACTGACAATCTCGCGCCTTTGCCTTGGTTGTATGACCTATGGCGACACGACAAAGGGTTGGCATGGTGACTGGCTTCTGGACGAAGAGGAAAGCCGGCCATTCTTCCGCAAGGCTCTGGAATGCGGTATAAATTTCTTCGACACGGCCAATGTTTACGCAGGCGGAACGTCGGAGGAGATCACTGGAAAACTCCTTAAGGAAATGGCCCAACGTGATGAGATCGTGCTTGCGACGAAGGCCTATTTCCCGTGGCGACAGGCGCCTAATGCCGGCGGCAATTCGCGTAAGGCCCTCATGCAGGCAATCGACGATAGTTTGACGCGACTTGGCATGGATTATGTTGATCTGTTCCAGATCCACCGTTGGGATGACGAAACGCCAATCGAAGAAACAATGGAAGCGCTGCATGACATCGTGAAGTCAGGCAAGGTGCTGCATATCGGCGCGTCCTCTATGTATGCGTGGCAGTTTGCCAAGGCGCAGGAAGTGGCCCGGGCCAATGGCTGGACCCGGTTCATCTCGATGCAGAACCAGCTCAATCTGCTCTATCGCGAAGAAGAGCGTGAAATGCTTCCGCTGTGCGAAGATCAGGGTGTCAGCGTGATCCCGTGGAGCCCGCTCGCGCGCGGCAGGCTGGCGCGAGCCAATGGTGAAGAGACCGTTCGCAGCAAGACGGACGGTGTCGGCAAGGCCCTCTACAAGGATGACGATACGGCTGACAGAGACATAATCAATGCGGTCGGCACAATCGCTGATGCACGCGAGGTTTCTCGCGCCAGTGTCGCGCTAGCTTGGCATTTCACCAAGCCTGTCGCCGCCGCGCCAATAATTGGTGCGTCCAAGGAACATCACATCGATGCTGCGTTGGCGGCGCTCGAAATCGAGCTAACGGAAGAAGAAGTTGCGGCTTTGGAAACTCCCTACCGGCCAAAAGTACCCACGGGGATGGGGATGCCGTTGCCACCTATGAACCAAGTTTCGGTGAAGCCGGTAAATCATTAA
- a CDS encoding SDR family NAD(P)-dependent oxidoreductase — translation MTDPLDFSGRRVLVIGGSSGIGNGIARGFATRGAEAHVTGTRPDEGDYLEAEDSDFTGLTYHQLDVTDRDAPDVLAAKLGPIDVLVLCQGAVRYGRGEFEREGWDAVIDVNLNSVMDCARAFHLGLAKRDGSIIIVSSTGAFHAMIGNPAYGASKAGAASLVGSLAQAWARDGIRVNGIAPGFVPTKMTKITTENEQRRVGAIARIPLGRMGTPDDMAGAALFLASPLAGYITGQSLIVDGGLSL, via the coding sequence ATGACTGATCCGCTCGACTTTTCTGGCAGACGCGTGCTCGTGATTGGTGGGTCGAGCGGGATCGGCAACGGTATCGCTCGGGGTTTTGCGACGCGGGGTGCAGAAGCGCATGTTACGGGCACGCGGCCTGATGAAGGCGACTATCTGGAAGCTGAAGACAGTGATTTCACCGGGCTGACCTATCACCAGCTGGATGTGACAGATCGTGACGCGCCAGATGTACTTGCGGCGAAGTTGGGCCCCATTGACGTGCTGGTCCTTTGTCAGGGCGCGGTGCGATACGGACGCGGCGAGTTTGAGCGTGAAGGCTGGGACGCAGTTATCGACGTAAACCTGAACTCAGTCATGGATTGTGCGCGAGCCTTTCATTTGGGGCTCGCGAAGCGCGATGGCTCGATCATCATTGTCAGCTCGACCGGGGCATTCCACGCGATGATCGGCAATCCAGCCTATGGCGCCAGCAAAGCAGGCGCTGCCAGTCTGGTGGGTTCGCTGGCGCAAGCATGGGCGCGAGACGGTATTCGTGTGAACGGCATCGCGCCCGGCTTTGTACCCACAAAGATGACCAAGATTACGACCGAAAACGAACAACGCCGCGTTGGCGCGATCGCGCGAATTCCGCTGGGCCGGATGGGCACGCCTGACGATATGGCAGGGGCTGCGTTGTTCCTGGCGTCGCCATTGGCTGGCTATATCACCGGGCAATCGCTGATCGTTGATGGCGGCCTGTCCCTATAA